A genome region from Mycobacterium florentinum includes the following:
- the rplM gene encoding 50S ribosomal protein L13 — protein sequence MPTYAPKAGDTTRSWYVIDATDVVLGRLAVAAATLLRGKHKPTFAPNVDGGDYVIVINADKVALSGDKLQSKLAYSHSGYPGGLRSRTIGELLEKHPTRVVENAIVGMLPHNKLSRQIQKKLHVYAGPQHPHAAQQPVPFEIKQVAQ from the coding sequence GTGCCCACCTACGCGCCAAAGGCGGGTGACACCACGCGGTCGTGGTACGTCATCGACGCCACGGACGTAGTGCTTGGACGCCTTGCCGTCGCGGCAGCCACCCTGTTGCGCGGTAAGCACAAGCCGACGTTCGCCCCCAATGTCGATGGCGGCGATTACGTCATCGTCATCAACGCCGACAAGGTCGCCCTGTCCGGCGACAAACTGCAGAGCAAGCTGGCCTACAGCCACTCGGGGTATCCCGGCGGTCTGCGCTCACGCACCATCGGCGAGCTGCTGGAAAAGCACCCCACCCGCGTCGTCGAGAACGCGATCGTCGGCATGCTTCCGCACAACAAGCTCAGCCGTCAGATCCAGAAAAAACTCCACGTCTACGCCGGCCCGCAGCACCCGCATGCCGCGCAGCAGCCGGTTCCGTTCGAGATCAAGCAGGTGGCCCAGTGA
- a CDS encoding type VII secretion target, translating to MGIRHATFDRTGIDVAAVHRVADQLRAAAELIDSAVCDHLAALGFSGATAGRAYTARGDALRAELERLTTQLSQWSRASVAIAVALRSGAQRYADAELYAAARIA from the coding sequence ATGGGAATACGACACGCCACTTTCGACCGCACTGGAATTGACGTCGCGGCGGTACACCGGGTCGCCGATCAACTGCGGGCCGCCGCCGAACTGATCGACAGCGCTGTCTGTGATCACCTGGCGGCGTTGGGTTTTAGCGGCGCGACGGCCGGCCGGGCGTATACGGCGCGCGGCGATGCGCTGCGAGCCGAGCTGGAGCGTTTGACGACGCAGCTGTCGCAGTGGTCGCGGGCGTCGGTCGCGATCGCCGTCGCGCTGCGGTCCGGGGCGCAGCGCTACGCCGACGCCGAGCTGTATGCCGCGGCGCGAATCGCCTGA
- the rpsI gene encoding 30S ribosomal protein S9 — protein MVLDRPIQTVGRRKEAVVRVRLVPGTGKFDLNGRSLEAYFPNKVHQQLIKAPLVTVDRVETFDVYALLHGGGPSGQAGALRLGIARALILAQPEDRPPLKKAGFLTRDPRATERKKYGLKKARKAPQYSKR, from the coding sequence ATCGTGCTCGACCGGCCCATCCAGACCGTCGGCCGCCGCAAGGAGGCCGTGGTGCGGGTGCGTCTGGTGCCCGGCACCGGCAAGTTCGACCTGAACGGTCGCAGCCTGGAGGCCTACTTCCCGAACAAGGTGCACCAGCAGCTGATCAAGGCCCCGCTGGTCACCGTGGATCGGGTGGAGACCTTCGACGTCTACGCGCTGCTGCACGGCGGTGGCCCGTCGGGTCAGGCCGGTGCGCTGCGTCTGGGCATCGCCCGGGCGCTGATCTTGGCCCAGCCCGAGGACCGGCCCCCGCTGAAGAAGGCCGGCTTCCTCACCCGTGACCCGCGCGCCACCGAGCGCAAGAAGTACGGCCTGAAGAAGGCCCGTAAGGCTCCTCAGTACAGCAAGCGCTGA
- a CDS encoding WXG100 family type VII secretion target, with the protein MAVDPVLSYNFGEIEHSVRQEIHSTSARLNAALDELRSQIAPLQQLWTREAASAYQAEQLKWHQAATALNEILVDLGNAVRDGADEVAQADRRAAGLWAR; encoded by the coding sequence ATTGCGGTGGACCCAGTGCTGTCCTATAACTTCGGCGAAATCGAACACTCGGTGCGCCAGGAGATCCACTCCACGTCGGCTCGCCTCAACGCCGCGCTTGACGAACTGCGCTCCCAAATTGCCCCGTTGCAGCAGCTCTGGACCCGCGAGGCGGCGTCGGCCTATCAGGCCGAGCAGCTCAAGTGGCACCAAGCGGCGACCGCGTTGAACGAGATCCTGGTCGACCTTGGCAACGCGGTGCGCGACGGCGCGGACGAGGTCGCACAAGCCGACCGCCGCGCAGCCGGCTTGTGGGCAAGGTAG
- a CDS encoding WXG100 family type VII secretion target: MTTPPGANTLSTDFDLMRSVAGTTDARNEEIRAMLQAFIGRMSSVPPSVWGGLAAARFKDVVDRWNAESLRLHHVLHAIADTIRQNEAALQAAGQSHAHHIGAAGGDL, from the coding sequence GTGACTACACCGCCGGGTGCGAACACGCTGAGCACCGATTTTGATCTGATGCGCTCGGTCGCGGGTACGACGGACGCTCGCAACGAGGAGATCCGCGCGATGCTGCAGGCATTCATCGGCCGGATGAGTAGCGTGCCGCCGTCGGTGTGGGGTGGGCTGGCGGCCGCGCGATTCAAGGACGTGGTGGATCGCTGGAATGCCGAGTCGTTGCGGCTTCATCACGTGCTGCACGCGATCGCCGACACCATTCGGCAGAACGAGGCCGCGCTGCAGGCTGCCGGTCAGAGCCATGCCCATCACATCGGCGCCGCCGGTGGAGATCTGTGA
- the glmM gene encoding phosphoglucosamine mutase: protein MGRLFGTDGVRGVANRELTAELALSLGSAAARRLASPGKPGRHVAVIGRDPRASGEMLEAAVIAGLTSQGVDALRVGILPTPAVAYLTGAYDADFGVMISASHNPMPDNGIKIFGPGGRKLDDDTEDQIEELVAAGPGLRPVGSAIGRVIDAEDAADRYLRHVGKASTLPLDGLTVVVDCAHGAASSAAPRAYRAAGARVIAINAEPNGLNINDRCGSTHLDSLRAAVLAHGADLGLAHDGDADRCLALDASGELVDGDAIMVVLALAMQEAGELASNTLVTTVMSNLGLHQAMRSAGVTVRTTGVGDRYVLEELRSGEYSLGGEQSGHIVMPAHGSTGDGIVTGLRLMTRMVQTGSSLADLAASMQTFPQVLINVEVADKTTAATAPSVRSAVDEAEAELGDTGRILLRPSGTEPMIRVMVEAPEEDTAQRVAARVAEAVSDQR from the coding sequence ATGGGTCGACTATTCGGCACCGACGGTGTTCGCGGAGTCGCCAATCGCGAATTGACCGCTGAGCTGGCACTATCGCTGGGCAGCGCGGCCGCGCGACGCCTGGCGAGCCCCGGGAAACCGGGCCGGCACGTCGCCGTGATCGGCCGCGATCCGCGCGCCAGCGGCGAGATGCTCGAAGCCGCCGTGATCGCCGGCCTGACCAGCCAGGGCGTCGACGCGCTGCGCGTCGGGATCCTTCCGACCCCCGCGGTGGCCTACCTGACCGGCGCCTATGACGCCGACTTCGGCGTGATGATCTCGGCGTCGCACAACCCGATGCCCGACAACGGCATCAAGATCTTCGGCCCCGGCGGCCGCAAGCTGGACGACGACACCGAAGACCAGATCGAAGAGCTGGTCGCGGCCGGCCCGGGCTTGCGCCCGGTCGGTTCCGCGATCGGGCGCGTCATCGACGCCGAGGACGCCGCCGATCGCTACCTACGCCACGTCGGCAAGGCCAGCACGCTGCCGCTCGACGGCCTGACCGTGGTCGTCGACTGCGCCCACGGCGCGGCGTCGTCGGCCGCACCGCGCGCCTACCGCGCCGCCGGGGCTCGGGTGATCGCGATCAACGCCGAGCCCAACGGCCTCAACATCAACGATCGCTGCGGATCGACGCACCTGGATTCGCTGCGCGCCGCGGTGCTCGCGCACGGTGCCGACCTGGGTCTGGCACATGACGGCGATGCCGACCGCTGCCTGGCGCTGGACGCCAGCGGCGAGCTTGTCGACGGCGACGCCATCATGGTGGTGCTCGCGCTGGCCATGCAGGAAGCCGGCGAGCTGGCGTCCAACACCTTGGTCACCACCGTGATGAGCAACCTCGGGCTGCACCAGGCCATGCGTTCGGCGGGCGTCACGGTCCGCACGACCGGCGTCGGCGACCGCTACGTCCTCGAGGAGCTGCGGTCCGGCGAATACAGCCTGGGCGGCGAACAATCCGGCCACATCGTGATGCCCGCGCACGGCTCCACCGGCGACGGCATCGTCACCGGACTGCGCCTGATGACCCGCATGGTGCAGACCGGCTCGTCGCTGGCCGATCTTGCCGCGTCGATGCAGACGTTCCCGCAGGTGCTGATCAACGTCGAAGTCGCCGACAAGACCACCGCGGCCACCGCGCCCTCGGTGCGCAGCGCGGTCGACGAGGCCGAGGCCGAACTCGGCGACACCGGTCGAATCCTGTTGCGCCCCTCGGGAACTGAGCCGATGATCCGGGTCATGGTAGAAGCGCCCGAAGAAGACACCGCGCAGCGGGTGGCCGCCCGCGTCGCCGAAGCGGTCAGCGATCAGCGTTAG
- a CDS encoding type VII secretion-associated protein: MNAHRAIIATGPGTVRRLCCAPGAVADETSEMLRAALDAIDDQVALVDGLPVPVDSLWRSGLRSLDCGNPHAQKTIQVVHPSWWPSPRLNVVTSAAETVFDDVAVRPRSWLLRQAASAEAAVVVEIAERLVAVTGEDVVAVARTGEPQSVAERVAGRIGEIVCGTTTTVLIDVPGSITGAQALATLIARGLRTSGRRIVRIDDARLARLELPASRTGQREVVRPGVDARCARSRVRMFGGLAAAAVALVATVPALAAGGHRGVAPGNAPSTTFLVEGRVALTVPANWATRRVVAGPGSARVQVTSPSDSEVALHITQSPIPEETLSATADRLKHAIDSEPAGLFVDFNPSGVTAGRAAVTYREVRASHHVRWTVLVDGSVRISVGCQSRPGEEDAVRDACDEAVRSAHAIG, from the coding sequence GTGAACGCGCATCGCGCGATCATTGCGACCGGCCCGGGAACGGTTCGCCGGTTATGTTGCGCCCCAGGCGCAGTCGCTGATGAGACATCGGAGATGCTCCGCGCGGCTCTGGACGCTATTGACGATCAAGTGGCGCTGGTCGACGGGCTGCCGGTCCCGGTTGATTCGTTGTGGCGCAGTGGACTGCGTTCATTGGACTGCGGTAATCCGCACGCGCAGAAAACAATTCAGGTAGTGCATCCGTCGTGGTGGCCGTCGCCGCGGCTCAATGTAGTTACCTCGGCAGCGGAGACCGTATTCGATGATGTGGCGGTGCGGCCGCGGTCGTGGTTGCTCAGGCAGGCGGCGAGTGCGGAAGCAGCGGTGGTGGTGGAGATCGCGGAGCGATTGGTAGCGGTCACGGGCGAGGACGTCGTCGCCGTTGCACGCACGGGAGAGCCGCAGTCCGTGGCCGAGCGGGTCGCGGGTCGCATCGGTGAAATAGTTTGTGGCACAACCACTACCGTGCTGATCGATGTGCCCGGCAGCATTACCGGGGCGCAGGCGCTTGCGACGCTGATCGCCCGCGGCTTGCGCACAAGTGGCCGGCGAATAGTGCGGATCGACGACGCCCGGCTAGCACGGCTGGAGCTTCCGGCGTCTCGCACGGGCCAGCGTGAGGTGGTGCGGCCGGGAGTCGATGCCCGTTGTGCCCGATCGCGCGTCCGGATGTTTGGCGGTCTGGCCGCCGCGGCAGTCGCACTGGTAGCAACGGTGCCGGCGCTCGCGGCGGGCGGCCATCGCGGCGTCGCGCCCGGGAACGCGCCGTCGACGACGTTTCTGGTTGAAGGCCGGGTTGCATTGACCGTGCCCGCGAACTGGGCGACGCGACGAGTGGTCGCCGGGCCGGGGTCGGCACGGGTGCAGGTCACGTCGCCGTCAGATTCTGAGGTGGCATTGCACATCACACAATCGCCGATTCCAGAGGAGACGCTCAGCGCCACTGCGGACCGGTTGAAGCATGCGATCGACAGCGAGCCCGCGGGTTTGTTTGTCGACTTCAACCCGTCCGGGGTCACGGCCGGACGGGCCGCCGTGACCTACCGCGAAGTCCGCGCCAGCCATCACGTCCGTTGGACGGTGTTGGTTGATGGATCGGTTCGGATCAGTGTCGGATGCCAGAGCCGGCCCGGTGAAGAAGATGCCGTGCGCGACGCCTGTGACGAGGCGGTGCGGTCGGCTCACGCGATCGGATGA